The following proteins are co-located in the Megalobrama amblycephala isolate DHTTF-2021 linkage group LG12, ASM1881202v1, whole genome shotgun sequence genome:
- the LOC125280755 gene encoding uncharacterized protein LOC125280755, protein MSSLGSVIQDHGFSYHCYADDTQLYLSFHPDDPTVAGRIAGCLTAISAWMKDHHLQLNLAKTELLVVGANPTLRHNLSIQLGSSTITPSRTARNLGVVMDDCLSFTDHVATTARSCRFALYNIRKIRPFLSEHSTQILVQALVLSRLDYCNALLAGLPACTVKPLQLIQNAAARLVFNEPKRAHVTPLFISLHWLPVAARIQFKALMFAYRTTAGSAPPYLNSLLQTYAPSRNLRSASERRLVVPSQRGTKSLSRTFSGSIPGWWNDLPHSIRAAESLATFKKMLKTYLFRQHLTQ, encoded by the coding sequence atgtcatcactaggatctgtcattcaggatcatggtttctcctatcactgttatgctgatgacacacaactctacctctcattccaCCCAGATGATCCAACGGTTGCTGGTCGTATTGCAGGTTGCCTGACAGCCATTTCTGcctggatgaaggaccaccaccttCAACTCAACCTTGCAAAAACGGAACTGCTGGTGGTCGGTGCCAACCCAACACTTCGTCATAACCTTTCAATTCAACTTGGGTCGTCAACCATTACTCCCtccaggacagccaggaaccttggagtGGTGATGGATGATTGTTTAAGCTTCACAGATCATGTAGCTACAACGGcccggtcctgcagatttgccttgtacaacatcaggaagattagacccttcctatcggagcattccacacaaattcttgtccaagctcttgttctatccagactggactattgtaatgctcttTTGGCTGGacttccagcatgcactgtcaagcctcttcaactgatccagaatgctgcagcaagaCTGGTCTTCAACGAGCCGAAGAGAGCGCACGTCACTCCTCTCTTCATCAGTCTGCATTGGCTGCCAGTAGCTGCTCGCAtccaattcaaggctctgatgtttgcctacagaacgaCCGCTGGCTCTGCACCGCCATACCTTAACTCGctacttcagacttatgcgCCCTCCAGAAACTTGCGTTCTGCGAGTGAACGGCGGcttgtggtgccatcacaaaggggcacaaaatcactctcacgAACCTTCTCCGGGTCTAttcctggctggtggaatgacctgcctCACTCTATCCGAGCAGCTGAATCTTTAGccactttcaaaaaaatgctaaagacgtatctttttcgtcagcacttgacccagtaa